TGTAGAAGCCCGGCCCTGTATAACCGCCTGAGCAGGCCGGTAGTTGCAAAGGTACGTGAGGAGGTGAATGGAGATGAGGCGACAGGTAACAAGTAATAGGTGATAAGTGACAGGTGACAGGTGACAAGAGGACCGTCATGCTGAGCGAAGCCGAAGCATCTCTACTGCGGGCTAATCTCAATCGTGCACACGGCTTCCGCTGCATAGCCTAGGGGTTAACCCCTGGGCTACGGAGGGCCCAACCAAGCGGGAGAGATGCTTCGACAGGCGGACGCTGGATAGAGCATGACGGGCTACTTGTCACTTGTTACCTGTCACCTTCTCACCTCATCACTCATTTCCCTCTCCGCCAGCGCCGCCAGCAGCTGACTGGTCTCAATACCATACGCGCAACGAAAATGACCCAAGGGGCACTTCCGGTAGCCGTGCAGGCCGCAGGGCTGGCACTCCAGCTCCTCCGGTATCTGCACCACCCTGGAAAACGGACTCAGTGGCCCGAAGCCAAAATACGGCACCGTAGAACAGTATACGGCGCACACCGGGGCGCCCACGGCCGAGCACAGATGCATGGGTGCCGAGTCGTTGACGTAGTTAAGCACGGCCCCGCGCATGAGGGCTGCTGAGGCCAGTAAGGATAGTTTTCCGGCCAGGTTTACCACACCGGGGCGAGCCGCGCGTTCCAGGAGCTGCTGGCAGGCGGCCACGTCGGGCGGGCCGCCCAGCAGGTACACGGTGTACTGCGCCGGCAGGGCCGCCAGTAGCTTCAACCACTGCTCCTGCGGGAACTGCTTGGTAAACCACACCGACGTAGGCGCAATGCACACGTAGGGCCCAGCTGCCGCGTACGGTGCCGCGGCGGCTTCATCGGCGGGGGTAGGGTAGAGGCGGGGCGGGATGGTGGGGCCCTGGTAGCCGGGGTCGAGCAGGTGGAGGTTGCGCGCCACCTCGTGCACGCCGGCCCCGATGACGTGGGGCAGGGCCCGCGTAAACCGAAACGAAAACGGATTCTGCTGGAATCCTAGCCGCTCCGGCGCCCCGGAAAACGCCGTCAGAAAGCCCGTGCTGGCGAAGCGCTGCAACGTCACGACGCGGCCGTAGCCCCCGCGGCGGATGCGCTGCAACAGGTGCCACAGGCCGCGGTACTTATCCTGCTGCTTGTTCCACACCAGCACCT
This region of Hymenobacter sp. YIM 151500-1 genomic DNA includes:
- a CDS encoding glycosyltransferase family 9 protein; amino-acid sequence: MLTAPPRPILLIQTAFIGDVILATALLEHLHHTEPDTPVDFLVRKGNEGLLRQHPHVREVLVWNKQQDKYRGLWHLLQRIRRGGYGRVVTLQRFASTGFLTAFSGAPERLGFQQNPFSFRFTRALPHVIGAGVHEVARNLHLLDPGYQGPTIPPRLYPTPADEAAAAPYAAAGPYVCIAPTSVWFTKQFPQEQWLKLLAALPAQYTVYLLGGPPDVAACQQLLERAARPGVVNLAGKLSLLASAALMRGAVLNYVNDSAPMHLCSAVGAPVCAVYCSTVPYFGFGPLSPFSRVVQIPEELECQPCGLHGYRKCPLGHFRCAYGIETSQLLAALAEREMSDEVRR